CAACATAATTTGAGtatttccttcgttattttATTACTCGACATAATGTAATTTGATAAggtttttattaaatacattttcgtgctatgataaattttgaattgtatcGATTTTTAATAATCCAAGGAATGAATATGaccaaatttcaattttcttctaatttttaaaatatttagaattattctattttattaatttaaaatacctttacaaatttcttaaattaattttttttataattactttattCAAACAAATACTTTATCacgtataaataataaataaacacaaaaatacaaaaatgacactataaataataaataagcaCAAAAATtcaagaataaataataaataatatatatatatatatatatatatatatatatatatatatatatatatatatataattatgatgtGATGAGAGAAATATAAGAATAATGAATATTCATAAATCATTACACATTAATGATTACACTTAAGGAAAATCATAGTTCACCCCCTCCCTTTGAACAAAAGTTTTAAGTGTAACTCCATGATGATCAATGTTCTCATGATCCTTTCTCAGTCAAGAAAATCCAGGATCCTATCACAAACTTTCACAGAAATAAATGATCAAATTGTTAAAACACAAGccacaaaagaaaataataaataaaaggaagagaGAACAATTAAAACTCCTTGGTGAACTTTCACTCTTCAACCTCAAAAAAATGTGTGTTTATCTGCTCTACTAATGTGAACCGCTAAAAGTCTTGAAATCACCCTCTTTTGTATTGTGTCTCTACTAACCCAGTATCAATCAATCTAAGGCTTTGAAACCCGGTTCATCACTAACATTTAGACAGCAACAAAACAAGTTTTCTGAGATATCAGCAGCTCCTGTCTACAATTTGTCTGAAATTTGCTCATAATATTATAGATCAAGAATCAGAACAAAATCATAACGGATTGTAATTCAAAACATTGAATCAAATCAACCCCACCACTGATGCACAGCCACACCTTCATCTCTCAACTTCCCATACAGAGCCAAACACTCCCAATATGCCCTTCTGTTCTTGCTCTTCGCACTCCCTTGCTGTGGCTTGCACTCCAAGAAAAGCTCATCCACCAACCTTATGGTTTTACTCCACATCATCTCCTCCACCATCTCAGCCTCAGCTTTCATCACCACATACTCTTCCTCCTTCACGTTCTTATTCAACCAGTCCGATATCTCTATCTGTGGGCCACCCTCAGCCACAGCCTCTATCTTATAGATCTCGAAGTTCGTGTTCCTCGTAGGATACCTCTTCCTAAACCAGTCAGAGCCGCTCCCATCATCCTTTTGCCCCACATCGATAAAAACGCGGCGAGGGTAACCCTCCAGCGAATCACCCATCAGATCAGGCAAATACTTGGTACGCTTCAAGTACACCCTCGATTTCCCCGAAGCCGCACGTGGGGGTTCCAGAAGCACGTCCTCTAGGTTTTGCAACGCAGCTTTTTTCGCTTCTGGCACGTACCCTAATAGTTTTCTCTGCGTGAAGGGCTTTGTTCCCATGTTCATGGCAAGAGGGTCGGGTTTGGTTTCTTGTTGTTGTGCTAAAGTCGAAGATATCAAGGTAAAAGGAGCTAGAAAGAACACCAAAAGCATCACACGGTGAGAAAAAACCTTTCCCATTTCAGAAGTATTAGGTTAACTTATCAcaggaagaaaaataaacacaaagatgatgacgacgacgacgacgatATTTTAGAAGATCGAAAGAGACTTTTTATATGtagcaaaagaagaagaagaaggaaaagaggTGGAGAAGAGGGAAttagagaagaaggagaagagtttttttttgtaGGGGTGACAATACTTTTAGCGAGCGCAAAATCTGGATGCAGTGTGATTTCCACCCACAAGGAACACTCTCTTGCTTTCAAATGACAAAGACAGTGACAACAACTCCCTCATCCGCTGGATCTCCATTTTAGTCCTCCCAGGATCGATGATGGTTTAGGATCTCATGATCTCTTCATCCGTGTCAGGGTGGCTCGTTGGGCAAACACTTTGCTACTTCGCCTCCATCGATCACAAGTGGAAGGAGGCGAAGGACAAAGGAGAGAGCTTTTGAGGCTTCGGGTGATAAAGTTTTGTACTTTCTTTTTTGGTGTAGCTGTTTGAACCAAGAGGGGTATGAATATGGTGGGAGTTAGCCAGGGTTATATATATGCATGGCAGGagaatgagaaagaagaaaacattggTTGGTGCCTCGAGAATTTAGCTATGCctttcaacaaaaacaaaagtatcTGAAGTTTCGGTCATTGCAAACTCCAAAATGGTGTGGTTGGAATTGATCCTATGGAATTGCTTGGTTTTGTTGTTATTTGTTTCAGTTGCAGGACATTCAATTTGCACCAGAATTGCTTAAGACTAATTTGAGAATTGTCTAATCATTTGATCTGCTATAATTGGAGAATTCACCAATATATAAATGGAAttgaaaatgtataaaatagGTCATAGTTAATGAACCCACTTGGAAACCCTACCTATGTGTTTGTGTTTAAATTGAGAATTTCACCATTTTTaggaaatttaattattatgaatttgatttacactaatttaaaattattttattttctaattgtGTGGCTTGGATACTActttaacttattaaattttaattttagttatcattaaatcaaatttatgaaaattcatgttcttattaaataatgtttagCTAATCAAAAAGAGACCctaatgtttttctttctatcaatagatatttttttattaaaatttgcaaaaaagaaaatgaactaATATCAACCATGACTTTTCTTTATtaccatcatttttttttttcaagtggAATCAATTAAGattatttaacaaaacaatttccccaattaaattaaatctgGCTAAATAACTTCTATTATTATCAGTTTCACCTTTATTTATTACCACCACCATGTGATTGTCAACCCCACACTTCACCAAAGCATACTACTTTGTCATTATTCTTCATATGGAAATCTTTTTTGTACTCAAACTTGACATAACCTTGAGTATATATGAAGAGgtatcaaaattgaatttcaaattataatacaatatattaattCCATCTTTTAGGAACTAGGATTATTAACCAATTTTAATAGAATTCGAATTGCAATCCCAATGACGACGCGCTTCTACTAACATTAATCGATAACTAAAGTTACTTTTACATTGTGACATGAAATGGATTAATCAAAACAATCGAATGAAAGTGTTCGAATCACTTGTATTTTAAGATTCATTGTTTTGTTGATATTTTGTCAAGTCAATGCATTATTTTGactcatttataaaaaataaaatatatatattttcagatTTAAGTAACATTAGtatttaattcataatatatatatatatatatatatatatatatatagatataattattatatgaattaGAACAACCTATAAATCTATTTGTAAACTAAACACATTCTCTTCTATTCTCAAGTCAATAAAATTGAATGGATAATACAAGTATAAAGTATTGAATGGATAGTATAAAGTAAAGTATACTATTAATCCattatttcttcttatttaCTTAAGGTATTTTCTTAgttcttttaagtttatatatgTAGAAAAGATATAATCGATTCCTTTAATATCGATTCCTTCAATAACATATCTTTTTAGTAACATTTGAGAGATATAAAGTAAGTTTGAAAGATTTGAAAGGGAATGTGAAAGAGGTGTGAGTTCAACTCTACCACTAACAAGtagtatttgataaaaatataacatcTTTCCAATATTGgagttgttattattattattataatgagtCTTTTGCTATTGGGCCCTTAATATTGGATCTGCTTTTAGGCTATGTACAAACCATTAATAGACAGTTACAATAACATATCTTTTCACTAACATTTGAAAGAGATATAAGGTTGGTTTGAAAGATTTGAGAGAAAATGTAAAAGAGGTGAGTTCAACTCCCCACTAACAACTAGTATTTATCGATAAAAATACAACATATGTTTCCTATATTGGAGTTGTTATTATTGTAATGAGCCTTTTGCTATTGGACCCTTAATATTGGCCTTGCTTTTAGGCTATGACAAAAACCATTTACATGTTTACTTCACCCGAAATCTCATTTACATTATGTGGGAGAGGAATTAAGGTCCAAGCACAATAATTACAGAGAGCATTACAGCAAACAAACTGTAActtgaatttattaaaatactgCCAAGGTATTAACTCACACGAGAAAACTGATAGCTTAAATAGTCAACTCACATTTTTCAGTAGTCATTAAACTAGATGAATATCCCTTCCCACTAAAAATAAATCAACCAGTACCATGGCACTATAAATTTCTTTCATAAatcacataaatgtttattcttGCATGACAATATCGATAATGCAAGAGTAAGACACTGCAGGTTGCCCGACACAAGCTGCACTCTCAATTTGAGAATCTGTACATGATGAATGGCCAGTTTGTGGTTTATAACAAGACTGACTCTGACAAAGGAGCAATAGCAATGCAACATTTATGTATAACATTGtataaattcaaaacaaatacaAACCTTCCGGAGTCAAATATCTCTTTCAAACAATTGCGACAACAATAGAAGTTGAAACAGCACAATTGTAAGCACTCTTAACTGCAAGAATTTTACACGAACAGCAGCATTGTCCACAAAAAGTGATAACACGTACTTGTAGCAGGATCTAAACAGCATAGGTACACAGCAACAACATATAAGCATCTAAGCTGAGGTAAAACACTGGTCTAGCAAAGCAAGCCAGTCCCCCCCTCAACCTAATTAGTTTGGCAAGGAAGGGTGCAGCATCAGCAACTTAAGTATGGCACTGGCAACCTACTTAAAAGACTAAAATTTGAAATCGAAGTTGTTTCAGAACTCTACTACTTCGTAAATTGTAATTGACGGCACGATTCTGCTGTGGCAAAAGTtttggaaaatataaaaaacaccTATACTGAAAAATATTGGTCCAGTGCCCCActttaaatataagataaactATGTTtgcattttatcttttaaatacaGGACTAAATGAGGATGTTAGTTGCTAAGAGCGTCCTCATAAAAACAGGGGGTACCAAAGAAATAACCATGCAtgtataataaaagtatatatcaAGTGCGAGGTGTGACTTATCATGAGTTATATCTATGATAATCTGTGCATGTGTGAAGAGTATGATCAGAGTTGATTATGATTGATGTATGCTCTGTAGCACACGAGAAATAAACGATGGACAAGGATATTAAAACAACAAAGAAGTTAAGACTTCTGATTACCAACCAGGCAGACTAGAAGAAAtgtttttagaaagaaaaagtgaaattttcTGTCCTTGAGATACAGTTCCTATACTTGATAGAAACCAGAATTTTAAATCACgtcattttattagataaatctATTTGCCCATTTAAAAACTAAAGACAAAACACATTATATGGCAACCTCACTCAGTAGTTCGTAATGATAccaacattttcaaatcatgtCATATGTCAAATTCACTTATTATGTGAAATCCTAAACAGTCTGAGGGATGCAACATAAAATGCAGCCTTACTGATCAAAAGTTGCGATAGCATAGTAGAGGTGCATCAGTCTATCTTATTGACACTGTCGTTTTCCTTGATAATAATGACAGGACATGGAGCATGGTGGGCGCAGTAATTGCTCACACTCCCGAGGAACATCCTGAAAGCCAAATTCAAATTGTTCAATACAAGTGTCCAAAATACTAATTGAAGCAGATCTATCTGTGTCTGCAGGTAAATGACAAATGATACAGTGAGCAAATTAAAAGGTTAAGAAGTCAGTTATGGTTGTCATCTGCTAGTATCATATATAGCAGGTGTAATAACAGATAGTGCAAAATCCAAGCCCTCTGTCATAACAACATGACTGAACTTCTAAAACTTGTTAACATTTTCAAGGGAATAATCATCAAGTCATTTTTTGTGATATGTGCTGTCAAAATAAGGATTTTTACGATAAATATGTCTGTGCCAAATGCGAATTTATGTATTACTTTCTGGCAACTATCAAGATCTATCACCAGCTCTTTTGTACCTCTTAATGGGGCCAAATGCACGAGATCCCATCACAAGAACATCAGCATGCAAATCTTGCACAGCTTCACAAATCTTCTCCTTTGGATCTCCAACTACCACATGTGTTCTGACTTGACTCTGCcatagaaagagaaaatgtcAACTACACTACACTATAGCAGacaaaaacttaaaatgaaacACTAGCATAAATAGGATGTGTTTAGGCTGGGctcgaaagaaaaaaaataataaatattttttaatttgatactttctaaaaataagaaataaaataatagattaaaagCATCTAATGTcctaatatcattttattttcatagaTATGATATaactcttatttaaaaaaaaaaaattgtcctcTCTTATCATTCAAAGCACCTATTCACAAACAGCCCAAAGCTTCATGACCCATTTTCAAATTAAACCAGTAGCCAAAGTTCCTTAGCAAAGTCAAAAGAGATTAAAGCTCATTGATATCTAAGATTGtgaactttattttatttttctgttagaaATTCAAGGTGAATTGCAACTTTCgtattggataaaaatgagtaaagtaactaatatataaaatatataagtaaaggACCCATAAATCTATTAGTTTAAGTCTTTGGGTTAAAAGTGGTGTAATAGTTTCTTATAAGAGCCTATTCACGATCATTGTTGTCAAATTTCCCTCCCTTCGATAAAACCTTGCTAAACTTATTATCTTCAAGATTTTGGATAAATATAGTGTCACGATAACTTAAATGGGTGAATTTATGATTCATTGGCAAGTCTCTCGTAGCTCCCTCAAAATATCCTCACATTCCCATCCTGTGGATAGGAAACTAAAGTTGTGTGAAGTCGTTTACTAAAGCCAAATAAGGCTTACAATGAGAAAGACAAAAAATGGAAATTGGCTTgctgaaaaagttaaaataaaggGGAAGtgacataaaaaaaagtcatcaaacttataaaaaaagaaaaaaaaaaacagaatatCATGAACCGATTCAGAAATATAAaggagagaaaatgaagaacaattAACTAGTAAAAAGTTATTTGGTGAATTACTTTATCATATAATTAACATCAAAAAACGAAATCAGAAAATCTCTAAAttaaaatcccaaaaataaAGCCCTGGCCAATTCCTCAATTCAACCATTTCAATATCAAAGATCATTCCcgcaattttgtttttcaaatggACAccttacttttcattttttacaattaaaaaaagaaaacagggAAAGGCAGGCGAAATTTGTAGCAAAGTAGCCATGAAAGTTAGAtt
This window of the Vigna angularis cultivar LongXiaoDou No.4 chromosome 7, ASM1680809v1, whole genome shotgun sequence genome carries:
- the LOC108336881 gene encoding uncharacterized protein LOC108336881, whose product is MGKVFSHRVMLLVFFLAPFTLISSTLAQQQETKPDPLAMNMGTKPFTQRKLLGYVPEAKKAALQNLEDVLLEPPRAASGKSRVYLKRTKYLPDLMGDSLEGYPRRVFIDVGQKDDGSGSDWFRKRYPTRNTNFEIYKIEAVAEGGPQIEISDWLNKNVKEEEYVVMKAEAEMVEEMMWSKTIRLVDELFLECKPQQGSAKSKNRRAYWECLALYGKLRDEGVAVHQWWG